TCGCCAAATAATTTTATGAATGACAAATGAAAGGAATCAGAGAGTAAGTAAGAAAAAAGTAGTATATATAAATATCATTAATACTAATCAATTAAATATTAATTAAACATTACTAAAATTCCTAAAGGTCAATGATTACACAATCTTCTAACTCAGACAATATCCTGGTAGTCGATGATTCACCCGATAACGTGTTTTTAATCAAAACCATATTGGAAGAAGAAGGCTACACAGTTTATACAGCAGAAAATGGTGTTTCTGCATTGGCAAAAATTGCTGAGGCTACTTTTGATTTAGTGTTGCTAGATCTGATGATGCCAGGGATGGATGGTTATGAAGTAACTAAGCGGATGAGAGAAAATAAGAGTTTGCCATTTATCCCAATTTTACTGATCACTGCCCACGATTCACCCAATGTCGCCCAAGGTTTAGATTTAGGCGCTGATGATTTTATCCGTAAACCTGTAACAGTGGATGAGTTATTAGCAAGAGTGCGATCGCTGCTGCGATTAAAGCATAGTATAGATGAACGAGATGAAATAGCCCGCCAAAGAGAAGATTTTGTTTCTCGTCTCACCCACGACTTACGCACACCTCTAGTTGCAGCAGAAAGAATGCTAACACTGCTTTCGGAAGGTGCGCTAGGAAGTTTATCACCACCGATGCAGGAAGTGATCACCATTATGGGTCGTAGCAATACAAACCTTCTAGCGATGGTGAATACCTTATTGGAAGTATATCGTTTTGAAGCAGGTCGTAAAACCCTAGCGTTTCAGCCAGTTAATTTAGGGAAATTACTCAAAGAAGTTGCAGGCGAATTGACTCCTTTGGCCCAAGCCAAGCAACTTGCAATAAATTTAGATATTGATGAGGATTCTAGCAAAAGTACAATTGTTGGCGATCGCTTAGAACTACACCGCCTATTCACCAACTTGATCGGTAACGCCATCAAGTTCACCGATAAAGGTTTTATCACTATCACTCTTGTAGCAATTACCACTGATGATGAGAGTATTACGATCAAAATAGCAGATACAGGCCCTGGTATTCCTCCACAAGAACAAGCAACTTTATTTGAACGATTTCGCCAAGGAAGTCACAAACGTTCCGGTAGTGGTTTAGGGCTGTATCTTTCTCGTCGAATAGTAGAAGCACACAAAGGAAGTATCGAAGTAAGTTCAGAGTTAGGAAAAGGCAGTATATTTATTGTTAATTTGCCTGTAAAACAGTAATTTTATCTGTGTTCATCTGTGTACCCTGCGGGAAGCCGCTTGCGCGTCTACATCCGTGTTCGTTATTCATCAATTTTTTTGTAGCTTAAATTCCTGATCGATAGTCCGATAAATTTTGGGAAGACGAACACCGATGCACACCGATACACACCGATGGATGCAGATAGATTACTTGTTACCAACAAGAGTGAATTCACATGAGATACATCTATTTATAACAAAAATGTACTAAAATTTTTGGATGTGGACATTTTGTCATTTATATTCATATCAATAAAATATATTTATTTGAGAGATTAAATGATTCCGGAAATATCAGTCAATGAAATTATTCATCAACAACGAATTTTTTTTCAATCGGGTAAAACTCAATCACTCTCTTTTCGTATTTACCAACTAAAACTTTTACAACAAATAGTTAAGGAAAACGAAACAGCAATTTGTCGGGCTTTAAAAGCAGATTTAAATAAACCAGAATTTGAGGCTTTTTCTTCGGAAATAATATTAGTTTTCAAAGAAATTGAAAATTGTATTAAAAATCTTAAGAATTGGACTAAGCCTCAAAAAGCAAAAGTCCCTTGGCAACTACTCCCTGCTTCAGCACAAATTTATCCAGAACCGTTAGGAGTCGTTTTAATTATTGGTACTTGGAACTATCCTTTTCAGTTAGTGATCGCACCATTGATTGGAGCGATCGCTGCTGGAAATTGTACTATTATTAAACCATCAGAACTGGCTCCGCATACATCTAGTCTTATTGCTAAGCTCATCGCTAAATATTTTCAACCACAATACATTACAGTTATTGAAGGAGGTGTGGAAACAAGTCAAAAATTACTGGCAGAAAAGTTTGATCACATATTTTTCACTGGTGGTACTGCTGTAGCTAAAATTATTATGGAAGCCGCAGCTAAACATCTTACACCTGTTACCTTAGAATTAGGTGGCAAAAATCCTTGTATTGTTAATACAGATATTAATATTACACATACTGCTAGACGCATTACTTGGGGTAAGTTTATTAATGCTGGACAAACTTGCTTAGCACCAGATTATTTATTAGTACATACTCATATTAAAGAAGATTTAATCGCTGCGATTAAAAAATGTATCCAAGAATTTTATGGTAATAACCCTGCCATCAGTTCTGACTATGGCAGAATTATCAATCAAAAACAGTTTGATAAAATAACGAATCTTTTGCAGGGAGGTAATATTGTTTTTGGTGGAGAAACAAACAGAGAACAACTTTATATTGCTCCCACATTAATAGAGAATGTTTCCTTAGCAGATTTCATTATGCAAGAGGAAATTTTTGGCCCAATTTTACCAATTATTGAATACACAGATATATCAGAAGCGATCGCTTTAATCAATTCTCTGCCCAAAGCTTTAGCTTTGTACTTATTTTCTAATAATAAAAATCTCCAAAAAAGAGTATTACAGACAACTTCATCAGGAACTGTGTGTCTCAATGAAACAGT
Above is a genomic segment from Fischerella sp. JS2 containing:
- a CDS encoding hybrid sensor histidine kinase/response regulator, with amino-acid sequence MITQSSNSDNILVVDDSPDNVFLIKTILEEEGYTVYTAENGVSALAKIAEATFDLVLLDLMMPGMDGYEVTKRMRENKSLPFIPILLITAHDSPNVAQGLDLGADDFIRKPVTVDELLARVRSLLRLKHSIDERDEIARQREDFVSRLTHDLRTPLVAAERMLTLLSEGALGSLSPPMQEVITIMGRSNTNLLAMVNTLLEVYRFEAGRKTLAFQPVNLGKLLKEVAGELTPLAQAKQLAINLDIDEDSSKSTIVGDRLELHRLFTNLIGNAIKFTDKGFITITLVAITTDDESITIKIADTGPGIPPQEQATLFERFRQGSHKRSGSGLGLYLSRRIVEAHKGSIEVSSELGKGSIFIVNLPVKQ
- a CDS encoding aldehyde dehydrogenase, which produces MIPEISVNEIIHQQRIFFQSGKTQSLSFRIYQLKLLQQIVKENETAICRALKADLNKPEFEAFSSEIILVFKEIENCIKNLKNWTKPQKAKVPWQLLPASAQIYPEPLGVVLIIGTWNYPFQLVIAPLIGAIAAGNCTIIKPSELAPHTSSLIAKLIAKYFQPQYITVIEGGVETSQKLLAEKFDHIFFTGGTAVAKIIMEAAAKHLTPVTLELGGKNPCIVNTDINITHTARRITWGKFINAGQTCLAPDYLLVHTHIKEDLIAAIKKCIQEFYGNNPAISSDYGRIINQKQFDKITNLLQGGNIVFGGETNREQLYIAPTLIENVSLADFIMQEEIFGPILPIIEYTDISEAIALINSLPKALALYLFSNNKNLQKRVLQTTSSGTVCLNETVMHIGVSSLPFGGVGDSGIGSYHGKFSFDTFSHYKSVLHNPFWLDLKWRYAPYTKGKLSFLKRLIGY